A region of Chloracidobacterium sp. DNA encodes the following proteins:
- a CDS encoding trypsin-like peptidase domain-containing protein yields the protein MKKNSIYQLSARQILLLAFASALIAVGATALLYNLGRFWNSESSGSITLAEEAPVKIADPSTVSDEQNNIDVYKAISPGVAFINTTSISQDWFGNEQEGKGNGSGSVIDTNGNIVTNYHVIEGAQKLTVSFGGDKTYPASVVGGDPDTDLAVIKLDNPPPGLTVVPLGDSDKLTVGQKVLAIGNPFGLDRTLTTGVISGLQRPIRARNGRPIDAAIQTDASINPGNSGGPLLDKYGRMIGINSQILSPAGGSVGVGFAIPISTAKRVVPQLIQFGEVRRPKLGANLRPVSDFNGRLPVDSGLVVWNVAPSASASSAGLLGLSQDAAGNVKLGDIIISIDGEKMNDLDDLYRYLDKKQIGDTIQVTIYRNGANTVKPVKLMPTQSLARPVRRVQ from the coding sequence ATGAAAAAGAATTCGATCTATCAATTATCGGCACGGCAGATACTACTGCTGGCATTTGCATCGGCGCTGATCGCGGTCGGGGCGACGGCTTTGCTTTATAATCTCGGCAGATTTTGGAACTCGGAAAGCTCTGGTTCAATAACCTTGGCAGAAGAAGCTCCGGTCAAGATCGCTGATCCATCAACGGTCTCGGACGAGCAGAACAACATCGATGTTTACAAGGCCATCTCGCCCGGCGTGGCTTTTATCAATACTACATCGATCTCGCAGGACTGGTTCGGCAATGAACAAGAAGGCAAAGGCAACGGCTCCGGTTCAGTGATCGATACGAATGGCAACATTGTGACGAATTATCACGTCATCGAAGGAGCACAAAAACTGACCGTGAGTTTTGGCGGTGACAAGACCTATCCGGCAAGCGTCGTGGGCGGTGACCCCGATACTGATCTTGCAGTGATCAAGCTCGATAATCCGCCGCCAGGATTGACTGTGGTACCGCTTGGCGACTCAGATAAATTGACCGTGGGACAAAAGGTTTTGGCGATCGGAAATCCGTTCGGTCTTGACCGTACGCTGACAACCGGTGTGATCTCGGGACTCCAACGACCGATCAGAGCACGAAACGGCAGGCCGATCGATGCAGCGATCCAAACCGATGCGTCGATCAATCCGGGCAATTCAGGTGGTCCGCTGCTTGATAAATATGGCCGGATGATTGGAATCAATTCACAAATTCTTTCGCCGGCAGGCGGTTCGGTGGGCGTAGGTTTTGCAATTCCGATAAGTACAGCAAAACGTGTCGTGCCGCAACTCATCCAATTTGGTGAAGTTCGGCGTCCGAAGCTTGGTGCCAATCTTAGGCCCGTATCCGACTTTAACGGGCGGCTGCCGGTTGATTCTGGGCTGGTCGTATGGAATGTCGCACCTTCAGCATCGGCCTCTAGTGCAGGTCTGCTTGGCCTGTCGCAAGATGCGGCAGGTAACGTTAAATTGGGTGACATCATCATTTCTATCGACGGCGAAAAAATGAATGATCTTGACGACCTGTATCGATATCTCGACAAAAAGCAGATCGGCGATACGATACAAGTTACGATCTACCGCAACGGCGCCAATACTGTTAAGCCGGTTAAGTTGATGCCCACACAATCTTTGGCCCGGCCGGTTCGCCGAGTCCAGTAA
- a CDS encoding 3'(2'),5'-bisphosphate nucleotidase CysQ, whose protein sequence is MLNFELQTAVETALIAGKAILKHYASDFETEEKIGADNYSEPVTIADREASRIIVDRLAAAFPDDGILSEEEIDDTELRISKRRVWIIDPIDGTAGFVKKDGDFGVQIGLAEEGVPVLGVVYLPFHDILSYAVKGEGSFTVNGGEPVRMTTSDIQTLPEMKLAMSRNHPSSKMARIIEYLAFRDTVRRGSVGLKIGLIADRTCDIYLHPGPRTKLWDTCAPQIILEEAGGRFTDIFGHDIRYDRAELQNHNGILATNGATHNSIVERLKPLLAEFGRVPYASGK, encoded by the coding sequence ATGCTGAACTTCGAACTCCAAACTGCTGTAGAAACTGCGCTTATTGCGGGAAAAGCGATCCTCAAACATTATGCGAGCGATTTTGAGACCGAAGAGAAGATCGGTGCCGATAATTACAGTGAGCCGGTAACGATCGCCGATCGTGAAGCTAGCCGCATTATTGTTGATCGTCTCGCTGCGGCTTTTCCAGATGACGGCATTTTGTCAGAAGAAGAAATTGATGACACGGAATTACGCATCTCAAAGCGGCGCGTTTGGATCATAGATCCTATCGACGGCACTGCCGGCTTTGTAAAAAAGGACGGCGATTTTGGCGTTCAGATCGGACTTGCTGAAGAAGGCGTTCCGGTGCTTGGTGTTGTATATTTACCTTTTCACGACATTCTTAGTTATGCGGTAAAAGGCGAAGGTTCGTTTACTGTAAACGGCGGCGAGCCTGTTCGCATGACAACGTCTGATATCCAAACATTGCCAGAAATGAAATTAGCGATGTCACGTAATCATCCTAGTTCGAAGATGGCACGCATCATCGAATATCTCGCATTTCGCGATACTGTTAGACGCGGCTCAGTCGGGTTGAAGATCGGTTTGATAGCTGATAGAACGTGCGACATATATCTACATCCCGGGCCGAGAACAAAGTTGTGGGATACGTGTGCTCCGCAGATAATTCTGGAAGAGGCCGGCGGACGTTTTACAGATATTTTTGGTCACGATATTCGCTACGACCGCGCCGAACTGCAAAACCACAACGGCATTCTCGCGACAAATGGGGCCACTCACAATTCCATTGTCGAACGTCTAAAACCACTTCTTGCCGAATTTGGCAGAGTGCCTTACGCTTCCGGCAAATAA
- a CDS encoding aspartyl protease family protein — protein sequence MFLLLIFFALLLAPVITEASTVSTNNSDEVRGLIKKAAKLTRNGQLIDAESLLRRAVSLDPEDNDAKVELAYVLVKRRKLLDAYNTCLPVVEREPNNSRAFAVMGATLLYAGRFLDSRGFFTNAIRINKKEHLAWAGLGMLNFYENNIDDSRNHLLKALDLKPDEPDYLFACAQTAGRGERFKEAADHYARFLLVSNDVDKDRRDRIRGLINFLRILGLKGKLYTTEGRDQTSVPFEMENDRPIINLRINDKSEPLRFVLDTGSGISVVSDTTAKRLGISPITKGGYAKGIGGDGKFEIVYGLVRKVSIGDISIKNVPVYLRKFQDQTQRVDGYIGLALISKFLTTIDYGNNTFALTKRPDDKQEFQKSEEVSLPLRLTSSGFLSGEVQLQGIDSLLNFIVDTGASLSVISERVANHDGILPFANDEKMRVIGSAGIRDDVSSFLLPRVTFGKHSRTSIKAVALDLDLINESTGFEQAGILGGNFLKNYRLTFDFINSKVVFEPIRSEN from the coding sequence GTGTTTCTTCTCCTGATATTCTTTGCGCTCTTACTTGCCCCTGTTATCACTGAGGCCTCAACCGTTTCAACCAATAATTCTGACGAAGTTCGCGGCCTTATCAAAAAGGCAGCAAAACTTACGCGTAACGGCCAACTGATCGACGCCGAATCGCTTCTGAGGCGTGCTGTTAGCCTTGATCCCGAGGACAATGACGCCAAAGTTGAGCTTGCTTACGTTCTAGTTAAACGCCGAAAGCTACTCGATGCCTACAATACCTGTCTTCCAGTCGTTGAGCGAGAGCCTAATAATTCGCGCGCGTTCGCAGTTATGGGAGCAACATTACTTTATGCCGGACGGTTTCTCGATTCTCGAGGGTTTTTTACTAACGCAATTCGTATCAATAAAAAAGAGCATCTCGCCTGGGCAGGTCTCGGCATGCTCAATTTTTATGAAAACAACATTGATGACAGCCGGAATCATCTCTTAAAGGCCCTAGATCTGAAACCGGACGAGCCGGATTATTTATTCGCATGTGCACAAACAGCGGGCCGGGGCGAACGGTTCAAAGAAGCGGCAGATCATTACGCGCGTTTTCTACTGGTCAGCAACGATGTGGACAAAGATCGACGTGACCGTATTAGAGGGCTGATCAATTTTCTCCGCATCCTTGGCTTAAAAGGCAAACTTTACACCACCGAAGGCCGGGACCAAACCAGCGTGCCTTTTGAAATGGAAAACGACCGTCCTATCATTAATCTCCGCATCAATGACAAGTCTGAGCCGTTAAGATTTGTTTTGGACACGGGTTCAGGAATTTCGGTTGTATCGGACACAACGGCAAAACGGCTTGGAATCAGCCCGATCACAAAGGGCGGTTATGCAAAAGGGATTGGCGGCGATGGTAAATTTGAAATAGTTTACGGGCTAGTGCGAAAGGTTTCGATAGGCGACATAAGCATCAAGAATGTGCCAGTTTATCTGCGCAAATTTCAGGATCAGACCCAAAGGGTTGATGGTTATATAGGGCTGGCCTTGATCTCCAAGTTCCTGACTACGATCGATTACGGTAACAACACGTTCGCGCTTACAAAAAGGCCTGACGACAAACAGGAATTTCAAAAGAGCGAAGAGGTTTCGCTGCCGCTCAGACTTACGTCCAGCGGATTTTTAAGCGGCGAAGTCCAATTGCAGGGCATTGACTCACTATTGAATTTTATTGTCGATACCGGTGCCAGCTTATCTGTGATATCCGAAAGAGTTGCAAATCACGACGGCATTTTGCCGTTTGCCAATGACGAAAAAATGCGTGTGATCGGTTCGGCCGGGATCAGGGACGACGTATCTTCCTTCTTGCTGCCGAGAGTCACATTCGGGAAACATTCGCGGACCAGCATCAAGGCAGTAGCGCTCGATCTCGATCTTATCAACGAATCTACGGGCTTTGAACAGGCCGGAATCTTGGGCGGCAATTTTCTCAAGAACTACCGCCTCACATTCGATTTCATAAACTCAAAAGTAGTTTTCGAACCTATCAGATCAGAAAACTGA
- a CDS encoding STAS domain-containing protein, whose product MNSATGIVGSTEPTEERSVIFAGDYLNKLSGEQLEYECRRRIDAGATQLVVNFSKTEIVNSIGISILLGVIDIASNNGAAVVFSDVKEETVELFDMLGLTKHVTIA is encoded by the coding sequence GTGAATTCAGCAACCGGAATTGTCGGCTCGACCGAGCCTACTGAGGAAAGATCGGTGATCTTTGCGGGCGATTATCTAAACAAATTGAGCGGCGAACAGCTTGAATACGAATGCCGACGCCGTATCGACGCGGGCGCTACTCAGCTCGTTGTTAATTTCTCAAAGACCGAGATCGTCAACAGCATCGGAATTTCCATACTGCTCGGCGTGATCGATATCGCATCCAATAATGGTGCGGCAGTAGTTTTCTCTGATGTAAAAGAGGAAACCGTCGAATTATTTGACATGCTTGGCCTAACCAAACACGTCACGATTGCCTGA
- a CDS encoding N-glycosylase/DNA lyase, translated as MAVKREKEPITIKKIKKAHAERKDEIRRRLAEFAEIGERGTDLNLWEEMVFCFFTGGCSARMGLNALEAVKPIILTGDQAELAAALSSVHRYPNARSRYIVASRNFLNEHCGLRLRSKLNGFDCALARRDWLVNEEGIKGLGYKEASHYLRNIGFKGYAILDKHVLNCLAELKIIDDPKPPNTRSKYLTIEDKLKKLTSKVGIDFDELDLVLWSIKTGKILK; from the coding sequence ATGGCCGTGAAGCGTGAAAAAGAACCAATAACGATCAAAAAAATAAAGAAAGCTCACGCCGAGCGTAAGGACGAGATCCGGCGACGGCTTGCAGAGTTTGCCGAGATCGGCGAACGCGGAACAGATCTAAACCTGTGGGAGGAGATGGTTTTTTGTTTCTTTACGGGCGGATGTTCGGCGCGGATGGGGCTAAATGCGCTTGAGGCAGTGAAACCGATCATTCTTACCGGCGATCAGGCGGAACTTGCTGCTGCTTTGAGCAGCGTTCATCGCTATCCTAACGCCAGATCTCGCTATATTGTCGCGTCAAGGAATTTCCTTAATGAACATTGCGGACTTCGTTTGCGTAGCAAACTTAACGGCTTCGATTGCGCATTGGCGCGACGCGATTGGCTGGTTAATGAAGAAGGTATCAAAGGGCTTGGCTATAAGGAAGCGAGTCACTATCTGAGGAACATAGGTTTTAAGGGCTATGCGATACTCGACAAGCACGTTTTGAATTGTCTTGCAGAACTGAAAATAATTGACGACCCAAAGCCACCAAATACGCGTTCGAAGTATCTAACGATCGAGGACAAGCTAAAAAAGTTGACGAGCAAGGTGGGAATCGATTTTGACGAATTGGACCTTGTTCTCTGGTCGATCAAAACCGGTAAGATACTTAAATAG
- a CDS encoding HD domain-containing protein: MEQNSKLIHAFGALAELGHEITNKNNFQETIRTSLHLLSGAIGIMRGGVARYSKFAHEFSMMAVRGLGDDFPLSLTLCDEDERQFLTNGLAPIQVNEAHALPFFQVYNVSFERRNLELFVPLVVRDEIVGAIFLGEKATGDPYTKYENEIICAMGRHIGVAIAQRNLMAEIERHAIENRKLFDEMRSTYHDTVKAFAAAIDCKDKYTEGHSVRVGKFSEIIAAELGWGSDEVEGVAVAGYLHDVGKLTVERKIINAPYRINAKESAELNKHPAVGYEILLPIHHPFTDVPLAAKYHHERLDGRGYPDGLYDREIPYIAKIVNLADSFDAMTTDRPYKARRPASEVVEDLHKNAGKQFAPELVTAFLGGMLKEVTGEDKNKRFRRLLGREYMEAEGIADKLKFALNEMAPTTPMTYIAAASIGERPIH, encoded by the coding sequence ATGGAACAAAACTCAAAACTAATTCATGCGTTTGGTGCCTTGGCCGAGCTTGGTCATGAGATTACCAACAAGAACAATTTTCAGGAGACGATCCGCACATCGCTGCATTTGTTGTCAGGTGCAATTGGGATAATGCGCGGCGGCGTTGCTCGGTATTCAAAGTTTGCGCATGAATTTAGCATGATGGCGGTTCGCGGGCTTGGTGACGATTTTCCGCTGAGCCTTACGTTGTGTGACGAAGACGAACGTCAATTTCTGACAAACGGCCTAGCGCCGATCCAGGTAAATGAGGCTCATGCTTTGCCGTTCTTTCAGGTTTACAACGTTAGTTTTGAACGCCGAAATCTTGAGCTGTTTGTGCCGCTTGTTGTGCGTGACGAGATCGTCGGTGCGATCTTTTTAGGCGAAAAAGCGACCGGCGACCCCTACACTAAATATGAGAACGAGATCATCTGCGCGATGGGCCGTCACATCGGAGTTGCGATCGCACAAAGAAATCTGATGGCAGAGATCGAGCGTCATGCGATCGAGAACCGCAAACTTTTCGATGAAATGCGTTCGACCTATCACGACACGGTCAAGGCGTTTGCGGCGGCTATTGACTGCAAAGACAAATATACCGAAGGCCACTCGGTCCGCGTAGGCAAATTCTCTGAGATCATCGCCGCCGAGCTTGGCTGGGGCAGCGACGAGGTCGAAGGCGTTGCCGTCGCCGGATATCTTCACGATGTGGGCAAGCTAACAGTTGAACGCAAGATCATCAACGCTCCGTATCGCATTAACGCCAAGGAATCTGCCGAGCTGAATAAACATCCGGCAGTCGGTTACGAAATTTTGCTGCCTATACATCATCCGTTCACCGATGTACCGCTCGCCGCAAAATATCATCACGAAAGGCTCGACGGACGCGGTTATCCCGATGGGTTGTATGACCGCGAAATTCCATACATCGCAAAGATCGTTAATCTTGCAGATTCCTTCGACGCGATGACCACCGACCGGCCCTATAAAGCACGCCGACCCGCGAGCGAAGTTGTCGAGGATCTGCACAAAAACGCGGGCAAGCAGTTTGCTCCTGAATTGGTAACGGCATTTCTGGGCGGAATGCTCAAAGAGGTAACAGGTGAAGATAAGAACAAGCGTTTCCGCCGTCTCTTAGGACGCGAGTACATGGAAGCCGAAGGCATCGCCGATAAATTAAAATTCGCACTCAACGAAATGGCACCCACAACACCGATGACTTATATCGCGGCTGCGTCGATCGGTGAACGGCCTATTCACTAA
- a CDS encoding tetratricopeptide repeat protein yields MSGTVKVLIVLVLTAFLSCVVSGQDLGSSNALFGGKAAKSGSTTKKATPKRKAASTASKSPSKSSRVSNKAAKPVKRPATSVRKSNDGNVAVKKDKIETTPVTPTTENIKPPTIVSKPTVINKPNAASDELFEKLIVEGNAARDERSYSSAEASYRRANGVKPTDSRAVYGLGNLYSDQQRWEEAENAYRAALKIEPSNAIINVALSYVLSQPVMVPNLSERYAEAEKLARKAIELAPSNALAFDQLGVAMELAGNISVETENAYRNAIRLDQGFAPAYAHLGRLLRRRGMSKESAKAYESAIQRATDVPTMIVIADVMQSELRFAESETLLRRAVENDPKNPTGLLLLGKALTTLGNFDDAEMLLRRSLVVSSNGFMPNSLLGLLYTRQGKHDMAEGALMQALRFVSPNEKRNLALRFEAVGDGFMKAGKAKDAERNYRQAIVLDPEKQSLAGKLAKSQRS; encoded by the coding sequence ATGAGCGGTACGGTAAAGGTATTAATTGTTCTTGTTTTGACCGCATTTTTGTCCTGCGTCGTCAGCGGCCAAGATCTCGGCAGTAGCAATGCCCTCTTTGGCGGAAAGGCTGCGAAGAGCGGCTCTACAACAAAAAAAGCCACGCCAAAACGAAAGGCCGCTTCGACAGCTTCCAAGTCACCTTCGAAATCATCCAGAGTTTCTAATAAAGCGGCAAAGCCTGTAAAGCGTCCTGCCACGTCCGTTCGCAAATCAAACGACGGGAACGTCGCTGTAAAAAAAGACAAAATCGAAACCACACCGGTTACGCCAACTACGGAAAATATCAAGCCGCCGACTATTGTTAGTAAACCAACCGTTATCAATAAGCCAAACGCTGCGTCGGATGAGCTTTTTGAAAAACTGATCGTTGAAGGCAATGCGGCCAGAGATGAAAGGAGCTATTCGTCGGCCGAGGCCTCTTACAGGCGTGCAAACGGTGTTAAGCCGACCGATTCGCGTGCAGTTTACGGACTTGGCAATCTTTACAGCGACCAGCAGCGTTGGGAAGAAGCAGAAAATGCTTACCGAGCGGCCCTCAAGATCGAGCCGTCGAACGCGATCATCAATGTTGCTCTAAGCTACGTCCTTTCTCAGCCGGTCATGGTGCCGAATCTTTCGGAACGTTACGCGGAGGCTGAAAAACTTGCACGAAAGGCTATCGAACTTGCACCGTCGAATGCTCTGGCTTTTGACCAGTTAGGCGTCGCGATGGAGCTTGCCGGCAATATTTCCGTCGAGACCGAAAATGCATATCGTAACGCGATCAGGCTGGATCAAGGTTTTGCTCCTGCTTATGCACATCTTGGTCGGCTTCTAAGACGGCGAGGAATGTCGAAAGAGTCGGCCAAAGCATATGAAAGTGCGATCCAGCGTGCTACTGATGTTCCGACTATGATCGTCATTGCCGATGTTATGCAGTCCGAACTGCGTTTTGCTGAATCGGAGACATTGTTACGGCGAGCGGTCGAAAATGATCCGAAAAATCCTACCGGCCTGTTGCTTTTAGGAAAGGCATTGACGACGCTGGGCAATTTTGACGATGCAGAAATGTTATTGCGCCGTAGCCTTGTCGTCAGTTCTAACGGATTTATGCCAAATTCGTTGTTGGGGTTGCTATATACGCGGCAGGGTAAACACGATATGGCTGAGGGTGCTTTAATGCAGGCACTTCGGTTCGTTTCACCTAACGAAAAGAGAAATTTGGCCCTTCGGTTCGAGGCCGTTGGTGACGGATTTATGAAAGCCGGAAAGGCCAAAGATGCCGAACGAAACTACAGACAAGCGATAGTTCTAGACCCCGAAAAGCAGTCTCTCGCCGGAAAACTCGCAAAATCACAGCGCAGCTAA
- a CDS encoding type II toxin-antitoxin system VapC family toxin, whose product MKLGLYLETSVVGAYLDNGDPFRRDITIRWWEHELSEYRVFSSLLVEREIERFAEPHRSGYLNLVRPLEKLEIAEEVAILAEGYIERGIFHRKYLADAVHVALASFHKIDYLVTWNFGHIANVRKQARLRLFNTTAGFFSPVIVTPEFLVHAI is encoded by the coding sequence ATGAAACTCGGACTCTATTTGGAAACTTCGGTCGTTGGTGCATACCTTGACAATGGAGATCCATTTCGACGTGACATCACGATCCGCTGGTGGGAACACGAACTTTCGGAGTATCGCGTGTTCAGCTCATTGCTCGTCGAGCGCGAGATCGAACGTTTTGCTGAACCGCACCGCAGCGGCTACCTCAATCTTGTCCGTCCACTCGAAAAGCTTGAAATAGCCGAAGAGGTCGCTATACTCGCCGAAGGCTACATCGAACGCGGCATCTTTCACCGAAAATACCTCGCGGATGCTGTTCATGTAGCCCTTGCTTCGTTTCACAAGATCGACTATCTGGTTACCTGGAATTTTGGCCACATTGCCAACGTTCGCAAACAGGCACGCCTGCGGCTCTTTAATACCACAGCAGGTTTTTTCTCGCCCGTCATAGTAACGCCTGAATTTCTCGTTCACGCTATTTAG
- a CDS encoding SUMF1/EgtB/PvdO family nonheme iron enzyme produces MKECQLCKNCFADDVIACPHDGMPTVHTIAGAPVLEGKYHIECRLGQGGMGVVYKARHAYLKTQLAIKVILPDLVGNDPQLVTRFRQEALAAAAIRHQNVVAVTDYGVIDGSVPFLVMEFVEGESLHDLLAREKALAPERAFELIAAVCAGVGAAHHQGIVHRDLKPLNVMICSDKPNLSQAVKILDFGLAKIKSGELLGSFIQAQTTGLMGSPYYMAPEQWADEEPDSRADIYSLGVMLFQMLAGDVPFKGSSIPAIMKKHISDPLPTFASAGVSISPALEQAVLHTLQKDPLKRTSSVEVFVNELRQAIYPGSPSMHASATSLPVSSLRIVTKPPKSAVFIDNVSVGQSRDDGALLLEGIQSGNHHLRVSHTGFYDWQGDVICDGKPQEVVAELRAGVTDSNLGMPIPKPGTEVAAGEAGAMTMPNRAGMDRPDGMANTVQQNWGDNKAGVSVTAPAAKKSGSKPLVFGMIGLFALLVIGIAGSGLAYKLGFLGGGGTVANNTVSNNATPAPGATPIESSKPEMIKIPGGTFKMGRDNGPEQERPEHPVTVKAFSMEKTEITNGEYYQFVSQTGYQNIPAHWINNKPIKGQENMPVRYVNVADITAFIAWRLNRDGVAYRLPTEEEWEYAARNGAKGNLYPWGDAYKANCAVLDKTVNEPEIVATKSCQNEWGVMDLIGNVYEWTSSKAEPYPGGERTKKATEPENMVRGGCAQNASTGPTAVTSTTRLVVPASKRDLQLGFRLVTDN; encoded by the coding sequence ATGAAAGAATGCCAGCTATGTAAAAACTGTTTCGCGGACGACGTCATTGCCTGTCCTCACGACGGTATGCCTACGGTGCATACTATCGCCGGTGCTCCGGTTTTGGAAGGGAAGTATCACATCGAATGCCGCCTCGGACAAGGCGGTATGGGCGTGGTATATAAGGCTCGTCATGCCTACCTGAAAACCCAGCTTGCGATCAAGGTTATTTTGCCAGATCTCGTCGGCAACGATCCGCAGCTTGTAACCCGATTTAGACAGGAGGCATTGGCGGCCGCAGCTATTCGACATCAGAATGTCGTAGCGGTTACTGACTACGGCGTTATTGACGGCTCAGTTCCTTTTTTGGTAATGGAATTCGTCGAGGGCGAATCGCTTCACGATCTGCTCGCACGTGAAAAAGCGCTTGCTCCCGAAAGGGCTTTTGAATTGATCGCCGCAGTCTGTGCCGGCGTCGGAGCTGCTCATCATCAAGGCATTGTCCATCGCGATCTAAAGCCGCTCAACGTCATGATCTGCAGCGATAAGCCTAATCTTTCACAGGCAGTGAAGATACTCGATTTTGGCCTTGCAAAGATAAAATCCGGCGAGCTTTTGGGTTCATTTATACAAGCACAGACGACCGGCCTCATGGGGTCGCCATACTACATGGCCCCTGAGCAATGGGCTGATGAAGAGCCGGATTCGCGGGCTGATATTTACTCGCTGGGCGTGATGTTGTTTCAAATGCTTGCCGGTGATGTGCCTTTCAAGGGTTCGTCAATTCCGGCGATCATGAAGAAGCACATTTCGGATCCGCTTCCAACCTTTGCTTCGGCAGGCGTAAGCATATCGCCGGCACTCGAACAGGCTGTTCTCCATACGCTGCAAAAAGATCCGCTCAAGCGGACATCTTCGGTCGAGGTTTTTGTTAATGAATTGCGACAAGCTATCTATCCGGGATCACCGTCGATGCATGCTTCGGCAACCTCGTTGCCGGTCTCTTCATTAAGGATCGTCACTAAACCTCCAAAATCGGCGGTATTTATCGACAATGTTTCCGTAGGACAATCGAGAGATGATGGAGCCCTTTTGCTTGAGGGCATTCAAAGCGGTAACCATCATCTGCGCGTCAGTCATACCGGTTTTTATGATTGGCAAGGTGATGTCATCTGCGACGGCAAGCCGCAGGAAGTTGTAGCCGAACTTCGGGCAGGTGTGACCGACAGCAATCTTGGAATGCCGATTCCTAAACCCGGAACCGAAGTTGCCGCAGGTGAGGCCGGTGCCATGACCATGCCGAATCGAGCTGGAATGGATCGGCCCGACGGTATGGCGAATACGGTCCAGCAGAATTGGGGTGACAATAAGGCCGGAGTTTCAGTCACTGCTCCGGCTGCGAAAAAGTCGGGTTCGAAGCCTCTTGTTTTCGGAATGATCGGCTTATTCGCACTTCTAGTCATTGGAATTGCCGGCAGCGGCCTTGCATATAAGCTTGGATTTCTTGGCGGTGGCGGAACAGTAGCGAATAACACTGTTAGCAATAATGCGACTCCTGCACCGGGAGCCACGCCGATCGAATCAAGCAAGCCGGAGATGATAAAAATTCCGGGCGGTACTTTCAAAATGGGTCGAGATAATGGCCCCGAACAGGAACGGCCGGAACACCCGGTGACTGTAAAGGCGTTTTCAATGGAAAAAACGGAGATCACGAATGGCGAGTATTATCAGTTCGTGAGCCAAACGGGTTACCAGAATATCCCTGCACATTGGATAAATAACAAGCCGATCAAGGGACAGGAAAATATGCCTGTGCGATATGTTAACGTAGCCGACATCACTGCTTTTATAGCATGGCGATTGAATCGCGATGGTGTTGCATATCGGCTTCCGACCGAAGAAGAGTGGGAATACGCGGCGCGAAACGGCGCCAAAGGGAATCTGTATCCTTGGGGAGATGCGTATAAAGCCAATTGCGCGGTACTCGATAAAACTGTTAACGAACCGGAAATAGTGGCAACTAAATCGTGTCAAAACGAATGGGGCGTTATGGACCTGATCGGCAATGTGTATGAGTGGACCAGCTCCAAAGCCGAGCCTTATCCCGGAGGTGAAAGGACGAAAAAAGCTACGGAACCCGAAAACATGGTGCGTGGCGGTTGTGCACAGAATGCATCGACGGGTCCAACGGCAGTCACATCGACAACCAGACTAGTTGTGCCGGCAAGCAAACGCGATCTTCAGTTGGGTTTTCGGCTAGTCACCGATAATTAG